A window of Macrobrachium rosenbergii isolate ZJJX-2024 chromosome 15, ASM4041242v1, whole genome shotgun sequence contains these coding sequences:
- the LOC136846235 gene encoding uncharacterized protein — protein MTVISKKYSPHPTLHPTLIPTHHPTQHSTTYVPNKPHPTPTPHTPPSKPTPTPCPPHTPTNTLHLITHTLHTTPIHPTPHIAHSNPLTKHHPTPNSPPTPYTFILSTPPHPHPHSHSTPPPHTPSTPYTPHHPTPPSTPNPTLHWNPPPHPNHTIHPTKYPTLTPIHLTPHTILNTLHPHPNTIHPKQHPTPLNHIPPFKYPTHDLLPHHTPTHTQPQTPTTTPPTLRPHPHPHPTQTHTPSPPKTHPTSHPRPTPDIPTTPHPTPHHSQPTSTLGYPTHHTSNPHYTPALDSNVT, from the coding sequence ATGACAGTAATATCCAAAAAATATTCACCTCATCCCACACTCCACCCCACCCTTATCCCCACACACCACCCAACCCAACATTCCACAACATATGTTCCCAACAAACCccacccaacccccaccccacatACCCCACCCTCCAAACCCACTCCCACGCCCTGCCCACCCCACACTCCCACCAACACCCTACACCTCATCACCCACACCCTACACACCACACCCATTCACCCCACCCCACATATCGCACACTCCAACCCACTGACCAAGCATCATCCCACCCCAAACTCCCCACCCACACCCTACACGTTCATACTCagcaccccaccccacccccatccacATTCTCACtccacacccccaccccacaccccatcCACACCCTACACACCACACCACCCCACACCCCCTTCCACTCCAAACCCCACACTCCACTGGAACCCACCCCCACACCCCAACCACACCATACACCCCACAAAATACCCCACCCTAACCCCCATCCACCTAACACCCCATACCATACTCAACACCCTACACCCTCATCCAAATACCATACACCCCAAACAACACCCCACCCCCCTGAACCACATACCACCTTTCAAGTATCCCACACACGATCTACTCCCACATCATACCCCAACCCACACCCAACCCCAAACACCAACCACAACACCACCCACACTCAGACCTCACCCCCACCCACACCCCACCCAGACCCACACCCCATCCCCACCCAAGACCCACCCCACATCCCACCCAAGACCCACACCCGACATCCCCACCACCCCACACCCAACCCCACACCATTCCCAACCCACATCCACACTGGGCTACCCCACACACCATACCTCGAACCCTCACTACACCCCAGCCCTGGACAGCAACGTGACTTAG